Part of the Propionispora hippei DSM 15287 genome, GCTTGATAAAACGGGAAAGGACTCTGGCGGTCGGTATGGAATATCATTCTGTTAAAGAAGCTTTGGTGGCTTCAGCGGCAGAGAAAAAACTGCAAGGACAGTGCAGAAAGTTGCCGCAAGCAGAGCAGGCTGAACCTTGATGGGAGGATGTTCATGAAAATAAGAGGGGTTATTCGATGTATAGTGATGCTGATAGGATTATTGGGTTTTATGTCGGTGCAGGCACTGGCAGCGACCCAAGACGAGGCGGGAAAGCAGCTTCCGCAAATTGATTATTTGCAGGGTGTGGTCTTAAAGGTACAGCCTTTGTCTCAATTGAAAAAGGTACAGGGGATGAGCGGGGCCGAGCTTGTGGATATCCGCCTGACGGCAGGCGAGGAGACCGGCAAAGAAATTAAAGTCACCAATTATAAAATGGACAGGCCTGGCTTTGACTTGCATCCTGCAGCCGGTGACAAAGTCATTGTTGCCGTTTCGCAGGATGCTGGTGGAAAAACATATCATTTAGCCGATTATGATAGGATGCCTTATGTGTATGTTTTACTGGGAGCTTTTGCGCTTACGCTGATCGCTGTTGGCGGAAAAGTAGGAATCAAATCGCTGTTTGTTGTCTGTTTTGCTATTTTTACCATTCTTCAGGGAATGATACCGCTCATTTTGGGCAGACATTTGAATTTGATTTTGGCGACATGGCTGACCAGTGCGCTGATCGCCATAGTAACTCAGATTACGGTAAGCGGCTGGAACGCAAAAACCTGGGGAGCCATTGCCGGTACAGTCGGCGGGGTGGCTGTGGCCGGCCTGCTGGCTGTTCTTTCGATCCAAACCATGCATTTGACCGGCCTTGATAATGAGGAAGCTATCATGTTAAAGGTGACTTATCTGGCGGATATTGATTTTCAGGAAGTGCTATTTGCCGGCATTGTGATGGGAGCGCTGGGGGCCGTGATGGATGTGGCCATATCCATCGCCTCCGCTCAATATGAAATCAAGAGCTCCTGTCCGCAATACGGTTTTAAAGAGTTGTATAAGGCCGGAATCAATGTGGGGCGGGATGTTATGGGCACCATGTCCAATACGCTGGTGCTGGCTTACCTGGGCAGTTCGTTGCCGCTCTTACTTTTGCTTTCCGCCCAGGAACACGTACCGCTGCTGCGGATTGTCAACCTCAATCTGATTACCACGGAAGTGGCCCGGACGATTACCGGCAGTATTGGCCTTATCTGCTCCATTCCGCTGGCCGCACTGGCTACGGCGTTCTTTTTAAGCAAAAATAGATAACTTATTCATTGGTGTAGGGAAATACATAAGGCTTTTCCGGTGCGGCGACTTTTTCCACCGAGGTTAATTGAATAACCGGTGTGTCTTGATCTTTGTAGCGTCCCATCGCAATCACACCTGTCCCGGATAGCCACGTGCCGTCCGGGTATTTTTTTGCATCGGTGACTTCGCACATGACACCGTAAGGCAGGGCGTCGGCGGCGCAGCAAACCATGACATAGCGGACTAGCGATAACTGGCGGTCTTCCAAACCGGGGCTCCGGAAAACAAAGCCGGTCATGGTAACCTTTTTGCCGATATAGTCCTGGGGGAAATCGTTGATTTCACTCATGACTTCCGTATAGTTGTTACTGTCTGCCACGATGGTTTCCGCTTGCTGCAGCGCTTCCTTCAGTGGGCGAGGCTGGCTGGCAACGGCCGTTGCCAGGACAGATGTCTGGCTGTTTAAGCCTTTACTGGCAACAAGACTGGCATTGAGCATCTGGTCGGGTAACAGGACGGCTAAGAGGAGAATAATGCAAAAAGGCAGGTACTTTCCATAGTGATGATGTGTATGGCATGGTGAGGGAAGCAGCAGATCAAAGAACTGAATGACCAGTAAGGGAAGCAGCAGCCAGTAAGCGTAGCGGACAAGCGGGGAGAACCGCGGATTGATATAGTAGGAAAACTGGTCGGTCATATCCAGCCAGACAAACAGGCTGATCAACCCTGTCAAGAGCAGAAAGCGCACAAGCGCTTCCCAGTGAAATGCTGTGGCAGGACGTTTTCTCGGCTTCATGCAAAGCCCCTCCTTCTTATAAAACATTTAACAAATAGGCCAGGCCGCCGCAGAGTAAAATGACAGTAACCGTGAGCGTGGCTACAAAGCGGGTTTTAAATACATGGAGCAGCATGAGCAGGTTCTTGGCATCAATCATAGGGCCGAAAACCATAAAGGCGATCAGCGAACCGGGCGTAAAACTGCTGCTGAACGAGGCGGCAATAAAAGCGTCGGCCGAGGAACAGACGGAAACGCTGAAGGCAAACAGCAGCATGACGATAACGGAGTACAGTGGGTCCTTCCCCAGTCCTAACAATAGTTGCCGGGGCAGCAGGAGTTGCAGGGCTGCCCCCAGCATGGCTCCCAGCAGCAAATATTTCCCCATGTCAAAGAATTCAGCGCCGGCGTCACGGAAAGTATACATAATTTTTTCAGCAAAAGAGGCATTAGGCTGGACCGGGGAGGCGTGACAGCCGCAGGAACAGGCTGTTTCCTGGGATTCATGGGAAGTTTGCCGCAGCGCTTTGTCGCCAAAAAGAAGATCTACCGTCAGACCGGCACAGCAGGCAATGGCAAAAGCCGCTGCTAGGCGATATAAAAGCATCAGGCTGTTGCCGTTAAAGGCGAACCAGGTCGCTGTGGCAACTACGGGATTGATAATCGGGGCGGCCAGCATAAAGGTAATGGCGAAGCGAAGCGGCACCCCTTTCAAAAGCAGACGGCGCACGATGGGGACCATACCGCAATCGCATACAGGAAACAACATACCCAGGAGGGCGGCCATCAGCAAGGAGAATAAGGTGTTTTTGGGGATGCATTTTTGTATGGTGTTCTCGGACAGGAAGTGATTCATTCCGGCGGAGATCAGCACACTAAGCAAGACAAAGGGAAAAGCCTCGATGACGATGCTTAGCAGGATGATTTTAAAATTAATCAGGTTTTGTAAATCAAAATTTCTCAAACCGTATTGCACGGCAAATGCCAAGTTGTCCAGCATAATCTCCCTCCTAACAGGTAACTTTTATATGACTATTCAGCAGCATAAAAAATATGCATTTCTAATGTGGCCCCAAGAGTATCTTCCTGGTGAAAAAAGGGTCTTTGCAAAGTTTGGTGAATTACACCTATAACAGGCTAATCGGGCAGGGGAAAATGCGGCGCAATTAGCACAAACGGAATAGGCAGGGATGGTGCTTCCATGGATGGATATAAACGAATGATCAAGAGCCTGGTGCTGGCGATGAGTTTGCTGTTGCTGGGTACGGCGCAGGCTACAATGGAGCCGGCGCGGTTTGCGGCAGTTGAACAGGACGGTTCGGTGATTGCACAATTTGATACACAGACACTGGCTTATGAAAAGGATCCTTACCGGGATGAATTGCTGGTCAATGTTTGGCTTAAGACGACGCCGGACAATATGTTAGATTCTTATCAATTGCAGCATTATCTGTTCCGCGTGACAAAACGGGAGATCATGCTGCTTGATCAGGTTGACTATAGTAGAAGCGGCGGTGTCCTGTCGCGAATCACCAAGGATTATAATCCGGCCCTGTGGACGGCGCCGGTGCCGGAAACGGCGGAGGAAAGTTATTATTCGGCTGTGTTGAAATACGCCCAGGCTCATGACAAAGAGCTGCGGGCCGCCGTTAAACCCAAGGCAGATAACAAGAAGCGCAAAGATCAGTTGGCCGGCTTGGGACTGTTCATTGTAGCTACTAATTTGTAAGACAGCGGGCCACGGTCCGGGCGAATATGACTGGCCGGCGGTTAAGACAGTGTGTCGCGAGAGACAATAAAGATAAGCGTGTAACCAATAGTAAAGGGAGTCGTAGATGATGAGCAAATATTGGAGTAAAGCAGTGCAGGGACTGGATCCCTATATTCCCGGTGAACAGCCGAAGGATAAAGTTTATGTAAAATTAAATACTAATGAAAATCCGTATCCGCCTTCGCCGAAGGCGGTTCAGGCTATGCAGGCGGCGGCCGACGACAAGCTTAGATTATATCCTCCACCCGCCTGTGATGAGCTTAGGGATACGATTGGTGCGTATTACGGACTGAAAAAGGAACAGGTATTTGTCGGAAACGGTTCGGATGAGGTATTGGCCTTTAGTTTTATGGCATTCTTTGATCCCGGCTCACCGATCCTGTTTCCCGATATTACTTACAGCTTTTATCCGGTTTACGCGGCACTATTTCACATTGATTACCAACTGGTCACGCTTAATGAGGATTTTTCCATTCCGGTGGAAGGCTTCTGGCAACCTAACGGCGGTATTATTTTCCCTAATCCCAATGCCCCTACCGGGCGTTACTTATCGTTGGCCGCCATTGAAACTATTTTGCGAAAAAACCGGGATCAGGTGGTCATTGTCGACGAAGCCTATATTGATTTTGGCGGTGAGTCGGCCGTAAAGCTTCTCCGAAACTATGACAACCTGCTGATCATTCAGACCCTTTCCAAGTCACGTTCATTAGCCGGACTGCGGGTCGGTTTTGCTCTGGGCAGCGTCGAACTGATTGAGGCGCTGGACAGGGTGAAAAATTCGATCAATTCCTATACCCTGGACCGCATTGCTTTGGCCGGTGCAGTGGAAGCCTTTAAGGACGAAGTCCATTTTGAAGAAACCAGACAAAAAATTATGGCTACCAGGCAGCGGGTGGTGGTCAGTGTGGAAAAACTGGGTTTTGAGGTTGTGCCGTCGACGGCCAATCTGATTTTTATCAGTCATCCGATTGTGCCGGCCGAACGGATTTTCCGGGAACTGCGTGAGCGGGGCGTGCTGGTGCGATATTTTAAGAAGCCTCGGATTGACAATTTTCTGCGGGTCAGTATCGGTTCCGATGAAGAAATGGATTGCTTTTTGACAGCCCTGCGGGATATCGTAAAATAACAGTAACAGGGAGGAAATATTATGAAAAAAATCTGGCTGGCTGGTGGCTGCTTCTGGGGTGTTGAGGCCTATTATCAGCAGTTGAAGGGTGTCATCTCCACGATGGTGGGCTATGGACAGGGAAAGACGGAGGCACCTTCCTATGAGGCGGTTTGCTCCGGTCAGACCGGCCATGCCGAAATTTGCGAAGTGGTTTATGATGAGAATGTGTTGCCATTGGTCAAACTATTGGAGCACTATTTCCGCATCATTGATCCGACCACACTGAACTATCAGGGGCACGATCAGGGGACACAGTACCGGACGGGAGTATATTTTACCGATCCTGCCGATCAGCCGGTCATTGCCGGTTTTCTTTACAGCCAGCAACTGCATTACAACCGGCCTATTGTTGTGGAAGTGGAGGAACTGAGGAATTTCTATCCCGCCGAGGAATACCACCAGGCTTATTTAGATAAAAATCCGCACGGCTACTGCCATGTCAATCTGTCTGTGGCCAGGCCAGAAGAACGGAAATAACCGGCAAGCAGGGAGAGGTGGAAGAAGATGATTCGCAAGGTATTGCTGGAGTTTATCCATGAAAGCGCTCATATGCAACGCTGGAACGACCATATCCGTCCTAAGGGGTTTACCGAACTGGATAAACAGGCGCAAAAGATGGTTATTGCCTATGTGCTGGCCCGCTTTCAGACGGAGGAAAGTACTGGACCGGTTAGCTGGCAGGCGATTATTGAGGGCGGTTTATTTGAGTTTTTGCACCGGATTGTTTTAACCGATATAAAACCGCCGGTATATTACGAACTGATGGCGCGCCATGGCAAGCAGATCAATACCTGGGTGCTGGCTGAGCTAAAACCCCGCGTGGATTGCCTGGGCAGTGATTTTTACCGGAGGATGGAAGACTACTTTACCGAACCGGACTGCTGCCTGCTGGAAAAGAAAATCTTAAAGGCCGCTCACTTCCTGGCAACGCAGTGGGAGTTTCAGATTATACGCAAGCTGAATTCCAACATATACGGGCTGGAAGAAACCGAAGCCCGCATTGCCAATGAGATCGAGGAGCACTATGATCTGATCGGAGTGCAGAAAATAGCTTTGCATAAAAAGGCCAACCATTTTATCGAATTGGTCGGCCAGCTTCGCTTTCAGCAACGCTGGGCCCAGTCGCCACGGGTGCCGGAGACCTCGGTTATGGGACATATGCTGATTGTGGCTTTGCTGTCATATATGGTTTCGGTTATTGAACTGAAGGCTTGCAATCAGCGGGCGGTCAACAACTTCTTCGCCGGGCTGTTCCATGATTTGCCGGAGGTGCTCACACGGGATATTGTCTCACCGGTCAAACGTTCGGTTGCCGGCTTGGATGAGCTCATTAAAGAAATTGAAAACAGCCAGGTGAGGGCCAAGTTGTACCCCTTGATTCCCACAGCCTGGCAAAAAGAACTGGAATACTTTATGCAGGACGAGTTTGCCAGCAAAATTATGCTGCAGGGCCAGATCAAAAAGGTCACATCTGAGGAGATTTCCCGGCAGTATAATGAGGACCGATATGCACCGATAGACGGAGAGATTATCAAGGCCTGCGATCATTTGGCCGCCTATATGGAGGCGAGCTTATCCCGGTCGCATGGCATCATGTCGCGCCATTTGCGTGACGGTCTGGAAACGCTATATGCGGTCTATCAAAACAAGAAGATTGCCGGTGTGGATTTCGGCCAATTATTCGATTACTTCAAATAAAAGAACAGAATTTTTCCGGTCAACCACCGGGTTAATGGGACTGTTAGCCTGGCGGAAGATTTGCAAGGTCAAAAGATGCGTATAAGAGAATGACGCCGGCTGCGTCAGGCAGGACTTGGCACGAGCCAAGTCTTTCTTATTGGTCAAAAACACAAAACCCGGAGGTTAGCCGCACTCTTGCGGGGTTTTGCTGAAGACGCCGGACGAAAAGAAGATCTGTCAGGACAGACAGCGCGAATAAATCAGTGGTTTTTTTATTGACAGTTAGCAAAAATTATATGATAATAAGCACATACCGTCCGGTAGGTCGGTGTGCGAGGAGACGATGCTGTGACAAAGGACAATATCATCCATGTAGCGCTGCGGTTATTTTTACAGCGAGGCTACAAATATGTGTCTTTGGTGGACGTGGCCGCTGAAGCGGGGATTACTAAAGGTGGTATCTATCACTACTTTTCCAGCAAGGAAGACCTGTTGTATACTGCGGTGCATTACTTATTTGATCGTATAGAAGCTAAGTACATTGATGTATTCAGCCGGGACGGCAGCTTGCAACAGGCGCTCTACTCTATGCTGGTCGAGCGGGAGCTTGAGGTGTATGCCCGCAGTTTGTTGGGTATGGAGCAAGGAGATTACCGGGAAAATCACGCTAGCTTTATTTTAGAAGTTATGAATCATTTCCCCAAAATGCAAGAACGGATTGATCGCAGCCATATGACGGTTTGCCAGGCTATTGGAGCAAAGCTGCAGGCCGCGATGGGGCAGGGTGAAATCCGCCCCCAGGCCGATACGCACGCGTTGGCGGTCATGATTCTGGCCATGCTTAACGGACAGATATCCCTGGGCGAAAAGCTGAACAGCCCGGAAATACGCAAGTTGATGACAGAAAATCTGTGGCGTTTGATTTGTGCTTGAAAGAAATAGGCCTCCTGTTAGAGCGAGGTTATTTTTCTGCCGCATACATACCGACTGGTAGGTATGTGTGCGGCAGATCAGGAATTTCCATATAGAATACAAGGAGGCAGGCAAGATGAAAGGGTTTAAGCTCAAATACTGGTTGGTGCCGGTTTTGCTGGTCGTCGGTTTGACGCTGGTTTTCCGCAGCGGCGCGTTTTCCAAGGAAAAGGTACAGCCTCAGGCGGATAGCGGAGTAGCCGTACGGGTAGCGGACGTACAATATACAAAGGTGGTGCCGGGACTCTCTTTAAATGGGTCCATCGAGGGCAGAACTTCAGCGACAATCAGTGCTAAGATTGCGGGACGAATTGAAGAAGTGCTGGTTGAGGAAGGTCAGCCGGTAAAGGCCGGTGATCCATTAGTCCGGCTGGAAAGCGTGGAATTGACCAATTCGGTGCGGACGGCTGAGGATGCAGTGACCAAAGCCCAGGTGAGCTATGATCTGGCTGCAGCCGATTACAACCGCTATCAAACCTTGTATGATAAAGGAGCCGTTTCACAACAGCAATTGGATACGGCAACGGCCAAACTAAAGAGTGCACAGGCTGATTTATCCAGTGCCGTGGCTGGCCGCAACAACGCAACGCAGCAACTGGGTTATGGCGTGATTACAGCACCGGTAGACGGAGTTGTTGCCAATAAAACGGCCACTGTCGGCCAGGTGGTATCGCCTGGTGCGGCTTTAATGATAGTACAGGACATCAGCCAGGTCCAGGCTGTGGTAAATATTGAGCAAAAGGACCTGGGACAGGTCAAAGTGGGGCAGAAGGCGCAAGTGCGGGTGGATGCCTATGGCGACAGGGTGTTTGAGGGAACCGTGGATGGCATGAATCCCGAGGCAGGCTCGGCCAGCCGGATGTTCAGAACTAAAATTAAGCTGGATAATGCCGACGAAGCCTTGAAGGCCGGCATGTTCGCCAAAATTGAGCTGGCTACCGGCGACCCGGTAGCAGTGCTTACCGTGCCGCAGGCTGCAGTCATCCAGAAACAAGGGCTGTATTATGTATTTACCGCGGAAGACGGCAAGGCCGTGCGGCATCAAATCGAAATCGGCAAGGCCGATCAGGACAGTATCCAGATTAAAAGCGGTTTACAGCAGGGAGACAAGGTGGTTGTCAGCGGTGTAAATCAGCTAAAGGATAATGAAGCGGTAAAAGTAACGGAGTAAAGGTAAAGGGAGATAGACAATGAAAATTACTGATATAAGCTTAAAGCGTCCGGTGTTCGCGACAGTAACCATCTTAGCTCTTGTCGTTTTAGGCTTATTCAGCTACATCTCGTTAAATGTAGATGAATATCCTGATGTGGAGATTCCTGTCGTAGCAGTTACCGTCAGCTATCCGGGCGCTTCACCGGAACAAGTTAAATCAAAGGTTACCCAAAAGGTGGAGGAGACGGTCAGTGTTGTACCGGGTGTTGACCATATTACTTCGACTGTAAAGGAAGGCAGTTCGGTAACGGTCATCCAGTTTACTATGGAAACCTCAGCGGCCACGGCAGCACAGGATGTCCGCGATAAAGTGGGACGTTTGCAGGGCGTGCTGCCCGATGATGCCGAAGCGCCGGTGGTTACCCGCTTTGATCCTTCGGAAACCCCGGTTGCATCCATTGCGCTGACCGGTAAAGCCAGCCAGCGTGAGCTGACTATTCTAGCTCAGGATACGGTGGCAGAACGACTGGAAGCCGTAAATGGCGTGGCTGCCGTCAATGTACAGGGCGGTCTGGACCGGGAGATTCAGATTAATCTGGATAGCAACAAGCTGGCGGCCTATGGGCTGACCATTCCAGAGGTGACAAATAGCCTGCGCAATGAGAATATGGAAACTCCCGGCGGGAAGGTTACCGACGGAAACAGGGAAACCAGCCTGCGGACCATGGGCAGCTTAACCTCGCCTCAGGCTATTCTGGACCTGCCAGTGGCCCGGCGGGACGGTGTGCAACTATTTGTTAAAAATATTGCTTCCGTGGCGGATACCACTAAGAGTGTTACTTCCATTACCAAGCTAAACGGCAGCCCGGCTGTCGGCCTAGATATCATGAAGCAGTCGGGCAGCAATACAGTGGAAGTGGTAACTAACGTCAAAAAAGAACTGGAAACGATCAAAAAAGATTTGCCTCCCGGTGTGGAAATTTCTCTGGTGCGGGACAACTCTAAAAATATCAACGATTCCATTCACGATGTGCTGTTTAACCTGATTTTCGGCGGGGTATTGGCTGTCGGGATCGTATTCCTGTTTTTGGGTAACTGGCGAAGCACCATGATTGCCGCTATTGCCATACCAACTTCAATTATTACTTCGTTCCTGGCCATGAAGGCGTTGAACTTCACACTTAATACCATGTCTTTGCTGGCGCTGTCGCTGGCAGTCGGCCTTCTCATTGACGATGCCATTGTTGTCATTGAGAATATCGTGCGCCATTTAGAGATGGGTAAGGATAAGTTTAAGGCTGCTTCCGAAGGTACGGCCGAAATCGGTCTGGCAGTTACGGCAACTACGCTGACTTTAGTGGCCGTATTCCTGCCGGTGGGGATGATGACAGGCATTGTCGGGCAGTTCTTTAAGCAGTTCGGGATTACCGTTGCCGTCAGCGTGCTGGTATCACTGTTTGTTGCCTTTACGTTGACGCCGATGCTGTCGGCAAAATATTTAAACAATAGCCATGGGGAAGCGGCTACCAGCCGTCTGGGACGGTTCTGGGAACACTGGAATGGTAAGTTTGACCGGGCCACTGAGCGCTACGGCACCTTTCTTTCCTATGCGTTGGAACACAGGGGAAAAGTCATGCTGATCGCCGCGGCCCTGTTTATCGGCAGCCTTGTTTTAACTCCCCTTTTGGGCTCGAGTTTTATTCCCGACTCCGATAGCGGCGAGCTTACGGTAAGCGCCGATGTCGACCCGGGAATGACGCCGGAAGCTGTCGGGGTTATTGCCGATCAAATGGCCGATACCATCCGGTCTCTGCCGGAGGTCACAATGACCTATGCCAATTCCGATAACAGTAGCATCAATATTTTGACCAAGCTTACTGATAAAGGGCAGCGCAAACGCAGTGACAATGATATTATTGTCGACCTGCGGCAAAAGCTGGACGGCATGACCGGAGTACAGGTCAGTGTTTCCAAGAAATCCGGCATGTCCAGCGGCAAGCCGGTATCATTGGTCATTCAGGGACCTTCACTGGATAAGTTGTCCGAGCTGGCAGAACAGGTTGAACAGATTGTGGCGTCCACGCCGGGCGCCGTCGATGTTACTTCCAGCTATGAAGCCGGCAAGCCGGACGTACAGATTGTAGTTAACCGTGATCAAGCTTCTGATTTGGGCGTATCTACGTCCAATATTGCCAGTACGCTGCAGACTATGTTTAATGGCACCGTGGTGTCTCAGTTTAAAGAGGACGATGACGCCTATGATATCCGTCTGATTCTGGCACCGGGTGACCGGAAAAGCCTGTCCGACGTAAACAACATTTATCTGGCCGGTTCCAACCGGGACAAGGACGGACAGACAGTAATGGTACCGCTGTCGCAGGTGACGCAAACTGTCTATGCCACAAGTCCTACCCAGATTAAGCGATATGACCGGCAGGATCAGGTTACCATTTCCGCTAACCTCAAAGGGGTAACGTTAGGCGATTTCAATACGGCACTGAACAAGCAGTTAAGTAACGTTGCTTTGCCGGAGGGCTATCAGTTTGTGGCCACCGGGCAGTCGCAGCAGATGAAGGATGCTTTTACCGGCATTGTGATGGCTTTGGCCTTGGCCGTGCTGTTTATCTTCTTTGTTCTGGCCGCTCAGTTTGAAAGCTATATCGATCCCTTTGCGATCATGCTGGCGCTGCCATTAGCCATTATTGGCGCCATCCTTGGCTTACTGGCTGCCGGCAGTACAATCAGCATGATGTCGCTAATCGGGGTAATTATGCTGATGGGTCTGGTGACGAAGAACGCCATTCTGCTGATCGACTTTGCCAAGCAGTCGATGGAAAAAGGGGTGGCACGTAATCAGGCACTGGTTGATGCGGCTACCGTCCGGATGCGTCCGATTATGATGACTACTATGGCCATGATTTTCGGTATGGTGCCGCTGGCCCTAGGCATCGGACCAGGCGCTGAAACCAGGGCGCCTATGGCGCATGCCATTATCGGCGGTCTGATTACCTCCACTATTTTAACGCTGGTGGTGGTGCCTGTGGTGTATACCCTGTTGGACGATGTGAAAAGAGGCCGGGTGGCAGTAAAGTTTTCGTTGCCTTCCCTGGGTTTTCTAAAACACAGAAAACGTGACGCTGAAAACATGCAATAGGAACGCAGTGAAAAATCCCGTCTGCAAGCGGTATAGCCGTTTTGCCGACGGGATTTTTATTTTTATACAAAAGTGGCATGTGTTTTTTGCCGGTCCAGTAGAATATAGAGTAGCAACTGTAAAGGTGTAAAACAGGAGGAGCAGGAAATGGTTATCCAATATGTACGGATTCGCTGGCTGTCTTTATTCTTGTGTGCAGGCATTGCTTTACTGGTTTTGGCGGAATTTCTGCCGACTCGCGTTGCTATCGTCGGGCAGGTGGATACGGTAAAAAAGATCGTCGCCCTTACCTTTGACGATGGGCCCGACCCAGTCACCACGCAGGCCTTGCTGGAGGTACTGGCGAAAAAGCAGGTAAAAGCCACTTTTTTTTTGTTAGGTTCCCAGGTGGAAGCCTATCCTGAACTGGCTGCTAACATAACCCGCCAGGGGCATGAAGTCGGCAGCCATAATTACAGTCATGTTTTTTTAAACCGGGTGAGCCTGGCGGAATTCCTGGAACAGGTAGGACGGGCGGAAGCGGCCATCAGTAAGGTGGCGCCAAAACCTGTTTTATTTCGTCCTCCCGGCGGCGGTTATAACGATAAGCTGGTAGAGGAACTGCAAAAGCGGGGATATACTACCGTTCTATGGTCGGTAGACCCACGGGACTGGGAAGGTAAAACAGCGGAAGCCACCACCAGATTTGTTTTAAAGCAGACGAAACCAGGCAGTATTATTCTGCTGCACGAAGGGAGTTGCGCACGGGCAACTCCGGAGGCCGTCAGCCGCATTATTGAGCAACTGGCCGGTCAGGGTTATTCCTTCGTTACCGTAAGCGAACTGCTCAATCTGAAAAAACAGATTGAATAGGGGTTAGCAAAAGGGACGGCAAATTGCCGTCCCTCTTTTGCTGTCCTATTATTTTGTCTTGAACGTATGACAGTTGGTTTCTGCGACATAGCTGGCTTTTTCCGCGCCGCCTTCCACATTTACTTCAATAGCCGAAGCGGTACATTCGTGGCCTTGTCCCCAGTAGTGACAGTTTTTTACATTGCATTTTACA contains:
- a CDS encoding YibE/F family protein, which encodes MKIRGVIRCIVMLIGLLGFMSVQALAATQDEAGKQLPQIDYLQGVVLKVQPLSQLKKVQGMSGAELVDIRLTAGEETGKEIKVTNYKMDRPGFDLHPAAGDKVIVAVSQDAGGKTYHLADYDRMPYVYVLLGAFALTLIAVGGKVGIKSLFVVCFAIFTILQGMIPLILGRHLNLILATWLTSALIAIVTQITVSGWNAKTWGAIAGTVGGVAVAGLLAVLSIQTMHLTGLDNEEAIMLKVTYLADIDFQEVLFAGIVMGALGAVMDVAISIASAQYEIKSSCPQYGFKELYKAGINVGRDVMGTMSNTLVLAYLGSSLPLLLLLSAQEHVPLLRIVNLNLITTEVARTITGSIGLICSIPLAALATAFFLSKNR
- a CDS encoding TIGR03943 family putative permease subunit — translated: MKPRKRPATAFHWEALVRFLLLTGLISLFVWLDMTDQFSYYINPRFSPLVRYAYWLLLPLLVIQFFDLLLPSPCHTHHHYGKYLPFCIILLLAVLLPDQMLNASLVASKGLNSQTSVLATAVASQPRPLKEALQQAETIVADSNNYTEVMSEINDFPQDYIGKKVTMTGFVFRSPGLEDRQLSLVRYVMVCCAADALPYGVMCEVTDAKKYPDGTWLSGTGVIAMGRYKDQDTPVIQLTSVEKVAAPEKPYVFPYTNE
- a CDS encoding permease, which produces MLDNLAFAVQYGLRNFDLQNLINFKIILLSIVIEAFPFVLLSVLISAGMNHFLSENTIQKCIPKNTLFSLLMAALLGMLFPVCDCGMVPIVRRLLLKGVPLRFAITFMLAAPIINPVVATATWFAFNGNSLMLLYRLAAAFAIACCAGLTVDLLFGDKALRQTSHESQETACSCGCHASPVQPNASFAEKIMYTFRDAGAEFFDMGKYLLLGAMLGAALQLLLPRQLLLGLGKDPLYSVIVMLLFAFSVSVCSSADAFIAASFSSSFTPGSLIAFMVFGPMIDAKNLLMLLHVFKTRFVATLTVTVILLCGGLAYLLNVL
- the hisC gene encoding histidinol-phosphate transaminase, coding for MMSKYWSKAVQGLDPYIPGEQPKDKVYVKLNTNENPYPPSPKAVQAMQAAADDKLRLYPPPACDELRDTIGAYYGLKKEQVFVGNGSDEVLAFSFMAFFDPGSPILFPDITYSFYPVYAALFHIDYQLVTLNEDFSIPVEGFWQPNGGIIFPNPNAPTGRYLSLAAIETILRKNRDQVVIVDEAYIDFGGESAVKLLRNYDNLLIIQTLSKSRSLAGLRVGFALGSVELIEALDRVKNSINSYTLDRIALAGAVEAFKDEVHFEETRQKIMATRQRVVVSVEKLGFEVVPSTANLIFISHPIVPAERIFRELRERGVLVRYFKKPRIDNFLRVSIGSDEEMDCFLTALRDIVK
- the msrA gene encoding peptide-methionine (S)-S-oxide reductase MsrA, coding for MKKIWLAGGCFWGVEAYYQQLKGVISTMVGYGQGKTEAPSYEAVCSGQTGHAEICEVVYDENVLPLVKLLEHYFRIIDPTTLNYQGHDQGTQYRTGVYFTDPADQPVIAGFLYSQQLHYNRPIVVEVEELRNFYPAEEYHQAYLDKNPHGYCHVNLSVARPEERK
- a CDS encoding HD domain-containing protein, whose protein sequence is MIRKVLLEFIHESAHMQRWNDHIRPKGFTELDKQAQKMVIAYVLARFQTEESTGPVSWQAIIEGGLFEFLHRIVLTDIKPPVYYELMARHGKQINTWVLAELKPRVDCLGSDFYRRMEDYFTEPDCCLLEKKILKAAHFLATQWEFQIIRKLNSNIYGLEETEARIANEIEEHYDLIGVQKIALHKKANHFIELVGQLRFQQRWAQSPRVPETSVMGHMLIVALLSYMVSVIELKACNQRAVNNFFAGLFHDLPEVLTRDIVSPVKRSVAGLDELIKEIENSQVRAKLYPLIPTAWQKELEYFMQDEFASKIMLQGQIKKVTSEEISRQYNEDRYAPIDGEIIKACDHLAAYMEASLSRSHGIMSRHLRDGLETLYAVYQNKKIAGVDFGQLFDYFK
- a CDS encoding TetR/AcrR family transcriptional regulator translates to MTKDNIIHVALRLFLQRGYKYVSLVDVAAEAGITKGGIYHYFSSKEDLLYTAVHYLFDRIEAKYIDVFSRDGSLQQALYSMLVERELEVYARSLLGMEQGDYRENHASFILEVMNHFPKMQERIDRSHMTVCQAIGAKLQAAMGQGEIRPQADTHALAVMILAMLNGQISLGEKLNSPEIRKLMTENLWRLICA
- a CDS encoding efflux RND transporter periplasmic adaptor subunit; this encodes MKGFKLKYWLVPVLLVVGLTLVFRSGAFSKEKVQPQADSGVAVRVADVQYTKVVPGLSLNGSIEGRTSATISAKIAGRIEEVLVEEGQPVKAGDPLVRLESVELTNSVRTAEDAVTKAQVSYDLAAADYNRYQTLYDKGAVSQQQLDTATAKLKSAQADLSSAVAGRNNATQQLGYGVITAPVDGVVANKTATVGQVVSPGAALMIVQDISQVQAVVNIEQKDLGQVKVGQKAQVRVDAYGDRVFEGTVDGMNPEAGSASRMFRTKIKLDNADEALKAGMFAKIELATGDPVAVLTVPQAAVIQKQGLYYVFTAEDGKAVRHQIEIGKADQDSIQIKSGLQQGDKVVVSGVNQLKDNEAVKVTE